The Spirulina subsalsa PCC 9445 region TCTAGGTCATCCAAGGCCTCAAAATCCGACTGTTGGAGTAAACGGATGTTGACCTGAGTTAAACGCTGTCCTGAGTCCAAGAGGGCGGGAATAGAAGTAGACCCGTTACCCACTTGATTAAAGCCATAGGGAGCGACCCAAAGCCAGCGGGGCAAATTTTCCCGAATTCGACCCAAGGCCTGACGCACAGAATTCTCACTTTGGATGCCTTGGGCGATCGCCCAGACCGAGGTAAAATGCCCCCGTAACTCAATGCTCACCCCCGTTTCAATCACCGGACTGGCCAAGACAATATCATACTGTTTCAGTCGTTCATCCAGATTCGCCATACAGCCATAGGCCGCATGGGTAGGATCCGCCAAGGACTCAGAATCAAGGCGCAAAATCCGCGCTGTGGGAAATTGACTGCTTAAATAAGCCTCTAAATTGCAAGTTCCCCACTGACTTTGTAACTTTTGGGCGGAAAGACAGACAAACGGCTTGCCCCCCTCGGCGATATGTTGCACCAAATCCTGTAATAAGTGATCCGGCGTGGTTTCGGTGTAGTGGTGGAGGGGCCAAGCTTCCTCCCTTGTCGGCTGCCAGTGGTTTTCAATCACCCAAGGCTGCACCCGAACTCCGGCCAACTTGAGGAGGTAATCGAGGGACACATCACTTAAATCTGCATCCGCCACATAAACCTGTCCCTGACCGCCTAGGGTATTTTCTAACAAAGTTTTGAGGGATTTTAAGATAGCGACGCGCTGATTTTGGCAGGTGGTGGAGTTTAAACCATGCCAGAGGACTTGTTCCACTTCGTCGATAATCACGACCCCATTCGACCAATCCCCGGCCTTGAATTTAGCTTGGGAGTTGGGATGGAGGGAGTCAATACAAAGACCATACCCCAAGGCTTGCCCCGTGGGATTGTCTTGGACTTCGGTGATATATTTCAGCCCAAAACGCTGACAGAGGGCTTCGACTAAACGCACCCGATGGCCAATGACTAACACCCACTGGTGACGATTGAGGGCGTTTTGCACCACTTGGGTTAAAAATTGGGTTTTACCTGTGCCTTTGGGGGATTTTAGACCAATTAAGCGGGCTTCTGAGGGGATTTCTAAGGGGGGTAAATAACGAGTATTGAGGTCGTGGGTGGCCCGATAGGTGAGTTGACCTAAACTGTGGGCTTTCCAAGTATCGAGGGTCAGGGCTTGACCATAGGCGGTTTCAAAAGCCTTAACCCCTTGGGCGGCAATTAAATCATCGACCCCTTTCCCCTGTTGGGGCTGCCATTGCACCACTCGCACTTCGCAGTCTTGGCGGGTCAGGAGGTAGCCTGTTTGACGAATGGCTGCATTAACGGCTTTGATGGTTTTGGGCTTTTGATCTTGGTCAAAAACCATATAAATGGGGCGCTTCTCCTGGGCAAATTTTTCCAGTTGGGGGATGAGGCGAGCCTTGCCGATGATGTTCCCCTGCTCATCTCGGGGGACTCGGTAGCCGCCATAAATTCCCGGAAGTGCGATCGCCGCAAATCCAGCCGTTAACAAAGCACCCGCCTTTTTCGCCCCTTCTGTAATACACAGGGGAATCTCCCGATGAGTGATTAACCACTGCCAAAACCCTAAATCCGGTTGTTGGGGGTCTAAATCTTCTGGCAAAATACAGACCTTATAGCGTTGGGCGATGCGTTGCCAGAGGTGCAACGGTACCCGTAGGGCAAAAATCCCCGTATTGGTTTTTGGCGGGTGTTCGTATTTAATCGGCTTTTGTTTTTGGGGGGCATAACGGGGGGACATGGGCTTAAAACAGCCCCATAAATCCTCATCCCCGGTTAATACATCAATCCCCGAACACCACCATCCCCCCTCCTCTAGGTGTTGATAGCGCTTCAAAATCGAGTCGCGAATCCGCCCATCATTGCGTCGTGGCAGGTCATCGGCATAGAGGAGATAGTCATAGGGGCGATCGCCTTCTAAGACTGTCACATTTAAGCGAGTCAGTTGATCATCAACACAACTCGCAGCCCATTCCTTCAAATAATACACGGTGTCTTTTCTTCATGACTCATTCTTGGTCTTCCATCCTACGCTATAGCTAGCGGTCTGGGAAGTAGTCTTAAGGAAAAAACACTACTAATAGTGTACTATTGCTCCTGCCATCCTTGTTCAAAACCTTGCCAATATCCGACTAAATACCCACTAATATATTGAGGTCGCCACACCACACTAGAGGCAGGATGGGGTTGATAGTCCAGGCCTTGAGTTCGAGCGGAACGCCCCTCTTTCAAACCCATTTGATAGCCGCGATTATAACCATCTTCAAATTCTTCTACTTCATTTAAGGTTAAGTCCGCGTGGTTATAGAACCCATCGTGAAATCCGGCCAAAAATCCGGCTTTATAGCCTGCGATCGCCCTTTGATCCGTTTCGCCCTCCAAAACGTCCCCAATGCCCAAAATTGTGGGATCATAGTCTAACTGCTGACTCCGGTCTAGTTCTCCTTGTTGTAACCCCAAGCTATAGCCAAGATTGTAGCCTTGGGAAAAGGTCGAGGCCCCATAGGTTTGAGCGAGAGGGGAAGACACTTCTAAACTTACGGGACTCCAGGAAACCACAACCGGATTCAGACAGAGGGTTGCGATCGCCAGAAAACACACAACGTTCATACAGACACCCCAGTAGAAGCATTTGGTTGTCTTAATTTTAGCCTGACTTTTTCGGTACACTGGAAGATAGGCACTTTCACTGATTTACCATTCCCGAAAATGCCTCAACTGGTGTGGATAGTTTCTTGAAAAACCTTCTAGAGCCATTGCCCCCTATCGTCCAGATTTTCCTATGAATAATCCTGCGGTTGCCCTTTACTGCTCGGATGCTAAGTGTCAAGCAGCAAATGACCTAAAGCATAAATTTTGTCAAGCTTGTAGTACGCCATTACTGCGACGATATTTATGGATGATTGGGGGAGATGTGCGAGATGTGGCCGTGGGGACACTATTAGAGGAGCGTTATCAAGTCTGTCAAGCGCGGATTCTGCTGGATACGAAACCCGCCGCCCCCCCTACCCCTCCGGAAGAGATTCCCGAGGCGATCGCACCTTACCTAAAACTCATCCCCTATCGCCTGCATTTACCCCAAGTCTACGGCATTATCTCCCTGCCCCATCGCTCCACCCCCACCTGGTTATTAGAATACGGCACCCTCCCCACCCCCCCCGACTTCAGCACCGGGCATATTCTCCCCTCCCTCCTACAACAATGGCCCCACGCCACCGCCATCCGCCAACTCAATTGGCTGTGGCAAATGGCGCAACTGTGGGACCCTCTGGAAAATCAGGGGGTAGTCTCCAGCTTACTCAGTCCTGCCCTGCTGCGAGTGCAAGGGCAAATCTTGAAACTGGCTGAACTCCAAGGAGATAGTCGCCCCCGTGAAAACCCAGAAGTCCTCACCTTGAGCCATCTGGGGCAACTGTGGCTCACTTGGCAAGCCTCCGCCTCTCCCCTGATTCGTAAATTTATCCAACAACTGGCCGAAGCCCTAGAGAATGGCAAGATTAGCGACTCCCATCAACTGGTCTATGTTTTAGATCAGGCCATCGCCCAAGCCACCCAAGCCCGTCAACAGGAACATCATCTCTGTACCCTCACCGATGCGGGCCCTTCCCGGAGTCATAACGAAGATGCCTGTTACCCCCCCCATAACACCCGTCAATCCCTCGCCCAAGGGGAAAATAGCCTCGCCATTGTCTGTGATGGCATCGGGGGTCATGATGGGGGAGAAATTGCCTCCCAATTGGCCATAGAAGCCCTCCAAGAGAGTGTAAAACCCCTGTTAGACCAAAGCCCAGCCCAATCCCCTGAACTAATCACCGAACTCCTTGAAACGGCCATTTCCCGCGCCAATGATCGGATTAGCCAACGGAACGACAGCGAACAGCGCCAGATGCGCAAACGCATGGGAACCACCCTCGTTATGACTCTTTCCCATCAACATCAAATGTTTTGCGCCCATGTGGGGGACTCCCGCATCTATTGGATCACCCGTTCCGGTTGTCATCAAGTCACCTTAGATGATGATATTGCCTCCCGAGAAGTGCGCTTAGGCTATGCCCTTTATCCCGATGCTGTGTCCTATCCCAACGCCGGAGCCCTAGTCCAAGCCCTAGGGATGAGCGCCTCTACTCGTCTTTATCCCAACATTGGGCGGGTGATTATCGATGAGGACTCGGTTTTCTTGCTTTGTTCCGATGGTCTAAGTGATGATGATCGGGTGGATCAGTATTGGGTGACGGAAATCCTGCCCATTTTGACCGAAAAACGGGATCTTAAAGCCGTGACAGACCGTTTAATGGAAATTGGTCAAACCAAAAACGGCCACGACAACATCACCATTGCTCTCGTGCATTGTCAAGTTCAAGCTAAACCCGCCGCCGGAAGTAACCTGATCACCTTACCCCCGTTACACGAACTCCCCGCTCCCTCAACCTACCAAAACACCCATAGCACGGCTCTGTTGGATGAACCGACCGAACCGATGTTAAAGCTCAAACCCCGTTTAAACTGGGTGCAGCGTTCCCTATTGGCGGGGGGAATTTTACTGGGTTTAGTGTTGGCGCTTGGTTCTCTCTCTTGGCTGATGTTCCCGGAAATGCGGCAACAGGCGAATCGTTTGTTGGGCAATAATCCCGCCCGTCCTCCGGTGGCCTCTCCCCCTTCCTCCCCCCCGTCTCCCTCTCCCACGTTGCCCCAACCCACTCAATCCATTCGGAATGTTTCTGTCAATCAGTGGGTTGTTTTTGACCGTCCTCTAGAACTATACCCCAGTCCAAATTTGTTAGGGACTCCCCAAAACATCCCCCCAGAAACTCCCTTAAAAGTCTTCCGTCGTGTCACCCGTGCTGAAGATATGACTTGGGTACAACTAGGTCATTGTCTCTTGTCTCCGGCTCCAGATGAGGCAAACTCCGGGGAGGTTTCCTTACCCTCCCCGGAAACCTCTCCCCCAGATTCCCCGATGCCCCCCAATGAGGGAGAATTAGAAGAAGCGCTAAACCTTGGCTGGTTGCCTGTCGAGCCAGCAACGGATGCTCAAATGCTACTCGTTACTATTGTTGCACCTGTGACCGATTGTCGCCCAGACTGAGCAACTCGCGCTTGTCTCCTCTGTATAATCGGCTGTCCGAATTTTGTGATTTAATGCCCCGGACACCGGATTATTCCTAACCCACTGTTAACCCACTGCTTGGAATGTCTGAAGAAACCCCTTGTTTGAGTTTGGCGCTGACTCGTCTCCAAACGGCCGGACACACAAATTATGCGATTTGGGTGACTAAAGCCCCAGTTCCTGATGGTTATGTTCACCATGACTGTGAGTGGCCGCCGGAGTTAACCCGGCAATGGTTGGCTTGGCAACAAATGTTTTCTTTGGCGATGGGGCCTCATTTACCTGTGATTCATGACAATGTGAACCTGGAGGTGGGGTTTTTGTTGGAGGAATGGTCGGGAACGCCTCAGAATATTGGCGGGCGTTTGATGCAGGATTTAGGGATTAGTTTGTGGCAGTGGCTGTTTGCTGGGGCGATTGGTAAGACGTTAATGCAGGGGCAGGGGGTGGCGATTGGTCAGGGGAAGGCGTTGCGTCTCCGTTTGGATATTCGGGATCCGAATTTAATTCCTCTGCCTTGGGAGATTATGCAGCCGGGGGCGGGGAAACAGGCGATTTCGTTGAATCAACAGTTATTGTTTAGTCGCACGACGAGCGATGTGGATCCGTTGAGTATTGAAGGGACTCAAGATCGGTTACAAATTTTGTTGGTGTTGGGGGAAAGTTCTTATCCTGCCCAAGATACTTTAGATTTGGATGCAGAGGCGGCTACGTTATCGCAGTTTATTGAACGACGGACGGGACAGGCGAATTATGCGCGATCGCATTATCCGGTCCCAACCTATGTTACA contains the following coding sequences:
- a CDS encoding plasmid replication protein, CyRepA1 family codes for the protein MYYLKEWAASCVDDQLTRLNVTVLEGDRPYDYLLYADDLPRRNDGRIRDSILKRYQHLEEGGWWCSGIDVLTGDEDLWGCFKPMSPRYAPQKQKPIKYEHPPKTNTGIFALRVPLHLWQRIAQRYKVCILPEDLDPQQPDLGFWQWLITHREIPLCITEGAKKAGALLTAGFAAIALPGIYGGYRVPRDEQGNIIGKARLIPQLEKFAQEKRPIYMVFDQDQKPKTIKAVNAAIRQTGYLLTRQDCEVRVVQWQPQQGKGVDDLIAAQGVKAFETAYGQALTLDTWKAHSLGQLTYRATHDLNTRYLPPLEIPSEARLIGLKSPKGTGKTQFLTQVVQNALNRHQWVLVIGHRVRLVEALCQRFGLKYITEVQDNPTGQALGYGLCIDSLHPNSQAKFKAGDWSNGVVIIDEVEQVLWHGLNSTTCQNQRVAILKSLKTLLENTLGGQGQVYVADADLSDVSLDYLLKLAGVRVQPWVIENHWQPTREEAWPLHHYTETTPDHLLQDLVQHIAEGGKPFVCLSAQKLQSQWGTCNLEAYLSSQFPTARILRLDSESLADPTHAAYGCMANLDERLKQYDIVLASPVIETGVSIELRGHFTSVWAIAQGIQSENSVRQALGRIRENLPRWLWVAPYGFNQVGNGSTSIPALLDSGQRLTQVNIRLLQQSDFEALDDLETGFGAESLLCWAKFAVRLNAAMLNYRDMVLTGLLREGHYEVTPPAEEVNLESPSEAGAPSPFSLSDAIAQVRDHNYHLECNAIAQSRDLTETTYQQLKKQLIKTPSQRRTVRKYELQQRYGITISPQIVIRDDGGWYSQLRLHYFLTFGRPYLSERDCFIAKQLMEQGEGAIFPPDFNRSQLGAAIGTLERLGIPTLLAHPERELSNTDTDLQAIQHLALSHRSFIKTVLGIGLAKNSTPIVIVRRLLEQIGYRVQCIKYKKDPHQPRKRIRVYQLVNPDDDRFEVFEYWLSQDKEIWRSLDDYPTIIRPVSETNWHSPYLQLSLF
- a CDS encoding PP2C family protein-serine/threonine phosphatase — translated: MNNPAVALYCSDAKCQAANDLKHKFCQACSTPLLRRYLWMIGGDVRDVAVGTLLEERYQVCQARILLDTKPAAPPTPPEEIPEAIAPYLKLIPYRLHLPQVYGIISLPHRSTPTWLLEYGTLPTPPDFSTGHILPSLLQQWPHATAIRQLNWLWQMAQLWDPLENQGVVSSLLSPALLRVQGQILKLAELQGDSRPRENPEVLTLSHLGQLWLTWQASASPLIRKFIQQLAEALENGKISDSHQLVYVLDQAIAQATQARQQEHHLCTLTDAGPSRSHNEDACYPPHNTRQSLAQGENSLAIVCDGIGGHDGGEIASQLAIEALQESVKPLLDQSPAQSPELITELLETAISRANDRISQRNDSEQRQMRKRMGTTLVMTLSHQHQMFCAHVGDSRIYWITRSGCHQVTLDDDIASREVRLGYALYPDAVSYPNAGALVQALGMSASTRLYPNIGRVIIDEDSVFLLCSDGLSDDDRVDQYWVTEILPILTEKRDLKAVTDRLMEIGQTKNGHDNITIALVHCQVQAKPAAGSNLITLPPLHELPAPSTYQNTHSTALLDEPTEPMLKLKPRLNWVQRSLLAGGILLGLVLALGSLSWLMFPEMRQQANRLLGNNPARPPVASPPSSPPSPSPTLPQPTQSIRNVSVNQWVVFDRPLELYPSPNLLGTPQNIPPETPLKVFRRVTRAEDMTWVQLGHCLLSPAPDEANSGEVSLPSPETSPPDSPMPPNEGELEEALNLGWLPVEPATDAQMLLVTIVAPVTDCRPD